The genomic segment GCCCGTCCTTAGTGACGGGCGAGGATTGAAACATCGTGAATCATTTGCATCTGTTCGAGCAGATGAATGTAGCGCCCGTCCTTAGTGACGGGCGAGGATTGAAACACGGTATCAACTGGCTCATTCCTCGCGTTCAGGGTGTAGCGCCCGTCCTTAGTGACGGGCGAGGATTGAAACCGGTATCTGGTCCGTGATGGATGGCGGCGCCGCCGTAGCGCCCGTCCTTAGTGACGGGCGAGGATTGAAACTGCTTGTGAATCACCCGCGTGTAACGCTTCAGCAGTAGCGCCCGTCCTTAGTGACGGGCGAGGATTGAAACAATTCCAGATCGCCACCGGCGTGACGGTCACCGGCCGTAGCGCCCGTCCTTAGTGACGGGCGAGGATTGAAACTCAGTGATCGGCCCGCACCACTGACAGGGCTCGCCGTAGCGCCCGTCCTTAGTGACGGGCGAGGATTGAAACTGATTGCAGCCTTACGCGAACCAGGTCCGCCACTGTAGCGCCCGTCCTTAGTGACGGGCGAGGATTGAAACTCCTATAGGCTTAGATTAGGGTTTACTGCATAGAAGTAGCGCCCGTCCTTAGTGACGGGCGAGGATTGAAACCCTCTCGTGGGCGATCACGAACGAAACAGCGTACAGTAGCGCCCGTCCTTAGTGACGGGCGAGGATCGCCGTCAATCAGAGGGGTATGCATTTCTAAGGTTCCGGCCAAAATGGTGGCACTCACCAGCTGTCTTGTATGCTTTCGGCGGGAGACTGTGACCCTCACGCCTCCGATTCTTCAATCTCCTCGATCGACTCCCTGAGCGCGGCCACGAAGGCCTCCGGCGCAGCGAGGGCCGCTTCGGTGAGTTGAAATTCTGAGACCAGCACCCCATCCTTATCGACGACGATCAACCGATACCCCTGTTTCACGATGCGACCTTTCTCTGCGATGTTCGCAGTGCGGGTGGACGTCACTGACTGCGTGCGTCGCTCTTAAGGTACCGTATGAAAGGGGCAAACGTCATGCGAGTGTCGGGGCGTCGAATGCCCTGTTGGTCTTCGCCGGCCATGCCTGGTAGGATAGGGGACGTTGAGAACGAATTGACCGTCCAAGGAAAGGATGCCTAGCTTGAATACAGCCAAACTCATAGCCGCATGTCTCGTGCTTGTGCTGGTCGGTGTGCCGACGATGTCTTTCGCGAAGGCGCGTGGGGGCTCAGGGGGAGGATTCTCCAGCGGGTCGCGTAGCAGCGGGTCATCGGGAAGCATGGGGAGTCGCGGATCGCGAACCTACCAGGACAACGGCGCCAAGCCGATTGAACAGTCGACGACGGCCAGGCCTTCTGCCACGCCTCCGTCCTCATCCGTCGGGAACCCGTCCCCCATGTCGAGACCGGCACCCGCCGCGCAGCCGTCATGGATTCAACGCAATCCGCTGTTGGCCGGGATTGCCGGTGGTCTTGCCGGGACGTGGCTGGGGCACATGATTTTCGGGGCGACCGAGACGAGTGCGCGCACGACGGAAGGGGCCGAAGGTGAGCAGGCTGCCGGAGGAGCCGGGTCCAACGGCATGTTGCTGCTGTTCATGGTGATGGGCGGCGGTGCGCTCTGGTGGTACATGCGGTCGCGTCGTACGCCGGCGCCGAATTTTTCCGGGCTCTCTCGCACGAGTGCCGCGAGTGGTTCTCTCCTGGCCGAATCGTCTCGTGCAGGTTTGGGGACGGCGGTTGTT from the Nitrospira sp. genome contains:
- a CDS encoding TIM44-like domain-containing protein yields the protein MPSLNTAKLIAACLVLVLVGVPTMSFAKARGGSGGGFSSGSRSSGSSGSMGSRGSRTYQDNGAKPIEQSTTARPSATPPSSSVGNPSPMSRPAPAAQPSWIQRNPLLAGIAGGLAGTWLGHMIFGATETSARTTEGAEGEQAAGGAGSNGMLLLFMVMGGGALWWYMRSRRTPAPNFSGLSRTSAASGSLLAESSRAGLGTAVVDDEITSSDKAAFQQALIDIQTAWSHQDLAGLRRLVTPEMLEYFSTGLAEQASEGIANHVEDVELGRAEVLEAWSEGATQYATVRLSWSARDYSISVTKQPDEVGYVVEGNAQQTVETTEVWTFMRFGTGKWLLSAIQQVA